Proteins encoded together in one Desulfosporosinus meridiei DSM 13257 window:
- a CDS encoding L-lactate permease, with protein MQWTQNYSALGGSIGLTALVVSLPIFYLLWALAVKRMKGHIAGVTTLIFTNIIVILVYKMPIGVALSASALGILNGLFPIAWIIVTAVFLYNLTVEAGQFDIIKSSIASLSNDRRLQALLIAFSFGAFLEGAAGFGTPVAITGAILIGLGFEPLYAAGLCLIANTAPVAFGGIGAPIIAAGAVTGVNADIISAAVGRQLPFLSVFIPLYLIILMAGWKGAKEVLPAIAVSGCSFAIAQWWSSNYLGPMLPDIISSLFSLITTAILLKVWKPKNIWRFPNEKSEKIEQYKKYSGGQILKAWSPFLVLTVMVGIWGTTSFKNFVTKQLEWFVNIPHWPGLDGLVYKTMPIVTKPAVYSASYKWDFFAAAGTAILISSIITMLILGVSPARGAKVARATLKTLIYPTITVSSVLGFAYIANYSGLSYTLGILFAGTGHLFPFFAPVLGWLGVFLTGSDTSANALFGQLQNVTAQQVGVNPVLTIASNSSGGVVGKMISPQSIAVATAATGLVGKESDLFRFTLKHSIFLLLLICIMTYLQAYVLPGMIPVIQ; from the coding sequence ATGCAATGGACACAAAACTATTCCGCGCTTGGAGGTAGTATTGGACTTACCGCATTAGTGGTATCTTTGCCTATCTTCTATTTACTATGGGCCTTAGCGGTAAAACGCATGAAAGGGCATATAGCTGGAGTAACCACGCTGATCTTTACGAATATTATTGTAATTCTAGTATACAAGATGCCAATAGGAGTTGCGCTTTCAGCAAGTGCCCTTGGAATACTAAATGGATTATTTCCAATTGCCTGGATTATTGTAACTGCAGTTTTCTTGTATAACTTAACTGTTGAAGCAGGTCAATTCGATATCATTAAGAGTTCAATCGCTTCTTTGTCCAACGACCGTCGTCTCCAAGCACTTCTAATTGCTTTTTCCTTTGGCGCTTTTTTAGAGGGTGCTGCTGGATTTGGTACTCCTGTAGCAATTACTGGTGCAATTTTAATCGGTTTGGGCTTTGAACCCCTCTATGCGGCAGGCCTTTGCCTGATCGCTAATACCGCTCCGGTAGCCTTCGGAGGAATTGGCGCTCCGATCATAGCCGCTGGTGCAGTAACCGGCGTCAATGCAGATATAATTTCTGCTGCAGTGGGTCGTCAACTTCCATTCCTTTCCGTTTTTATACCATTATATTTAATTATTCTAATGGCCGGCTGGAAAGGCGCCAAAGAGGTTCTGCCTGCTATTGCGGTTTCAGGTTGTTCCTTTGCTATAGCTCAGTGGTGGTCTTCTAACTACCTGGGACCAATGTTGCCGGATATAATTTCTTCACTGTTTTCACTTATTACCACAGCAATTCTACTCAAAGTTTGGAAACCCAAGAATATCTGGCGTTTTCCAAATGAGAAGAGTGAAAAGATCGAACAATACAAGAAATACTCCGGCGGTCAAATACTTAAAGCATGGTCTCCTTTCTTAGTGCTTACGGTTATGGTGGGAATTTGGGGCACAACAAGCTTTAAAAATTTTGTCACCAAACAGCTGGAATGGTTTGTTAATATTCCCCATTGGCCTGGGCTTGACGGCCTAGTCTATAAAACCATGCCAATTGTTACAAAACCGGCGGTTTACTCTGCTAGTTACAAATGGGATTTCTTCGCTGCTGCTGGAACCGCGATTTTAATCTCTTCAATAATCACAATGTTAATTCTTGGTGTTAGTCCAGCCAGGGGAGCAAAAGTAGCACGGGCAACCTTGAAAACTCTAATCTATCCTACCATTACAGTAAGCTCAGTACTTGGCTTTGCCTACATTGCTAACTATTCTGGATTATCTTATACACTGGGGATTCTTTTTGCAGGAACCGGTCATTTGTTTCCCTTCTTCGCTCCGGTTCTCGGTTGGCTCGGTGTATTCTTGACAGGGTCTGACACCTCGGCAAACGCCTTGTTCGGACAACTGCAAAATGTAACGGCTCAACAGGTTGGAGTAAACCCTGTTCTGACCATTGCCTCGAACAGTTCGGGTGGAGTTGTAGGAAAGATGATTTCTCCTCAATCTATAGCAGTTGCGACGGCCGCGACGGGTTTAGTTGGTAAAGAATCTGATCTATTCAGATTTACACTCAAACATTCGATCTTTCTCTTACTGCTAATTTGCATTATGACCTATCTACAGGCGTATGTCTTACCGGGAATGATTCCAGTTATTCAATAA
- a CDS encoding LytR/AlgR family response regulator transcription factor, with translation MIKIVLVDDEQPAREELRFLLEKNSEMEIIGEFSSGVQTIEGIPNLQPEVIFMDVHLQDMDGIDVVRALQQLDMRASVVFATAYDVHAIRAFELNAVDYILKPFSQERLKVTIDRIQQRIQSHDQELTQKISRLIQEIGVKQRPRKLAATSKGRVVLIDPQELLYVVAEGRYASLVTEHKMWPTTFSLHEIEERLDPAQFLQTHRAYIVNLDRIKEVIPWFNSTYKIIIDGEKATEIPVSRTYIKKLKERLDV, from the coding sequence ATGATCAAAATAGTATTAGTAGACGATGAACAACCGGCGCGTGAAGAACTAAGATTTTTGTTGGAGAAAAATTCTGAAATGGAAATCATCGGTGAGTTTTCAAGTGGAGTGCAGACTATTGAAGGAATTCCCAACCTGCAACCGGAGGTTATCTTTATGGATGTCCATCTGCAAGATATGGATGGTATTGATGTTGTTCGAGCTCTTCAACAGTTGGATATGCGGGCATCCGTTGTTTTTGCTACTGCTTATGATGTTCATGCTATACGCGCTTTTGAACTTAATGCCGTGGATTATATTCTTAAACCCTTTTCTCAGGAACGTTTGAAAGTTACAATTGATCGTATCCAACAACGTATACAGTCACATGACCAGGAATTGACGCAAAAAATATCACGTTTAATTCAAGAAATAGGGGTTAAACAACGACCGCGCAAACTTGCAGCTACCTCTAAGGGACGAGTTGTCTTGATTGACCCGCAGGAATTGCTTTATGTAGTCGCTGAAGGTCGCTATGCCAGTTTGGTAACTGAACACAAAATGTGGCCCACGACGTTCAGTTTGCACGAAATTGAAGAGAGACTGGATCCTGCCCAGTTCTTGCAAACTCACAGAGCTTACATTGTTAACCTAGATCGTATTAAAGAAGTAATTCCTTGGTTTAACTCAACCTATAAGATTATTATCGATGGCGAGAAAGCAACTGAAATTCCGGTTAGTCGAACTTATATCAAAAAACTAAAAGAACGGCTTGATGTTTGA
- a CDS encoding pseudouridine synthase: MSQEKEDGERLQKVIAKAGIASRRHAEQLILEGRVKVNGAKISVLGYKVGMDDSVEVDGRPIKHTEKLDYYLLNKPVGVITSAQDPQGRPTVIDLLKEVPARVYPVGRLDYDTSGALLLTNDGELAHRLMHPSYGVEKTYRVWIKGPMGINAIESLRQGVLLEDGNTAPAKVQRVCGVSKRSNEELRPNHIEILEVTIHEGRNRQIRRMFSAVGYPVFKLERIRFGSLSQGNTLPPGAYRALTKEEIKELRSQVGL, from the coding sequence ATGAGCCAAGAGAAAGAGGATGGAGAACGCCTTCAAAAAGTAATTGCTAAAGCAGGCATTGCATCTCGCCGACATGCAGAACAGCTTATTCTTGAAGGTAGAGTAAAAGTAAATGGGGCAAAGATTTCTGTTTTAGGATATAAAGTTGGGATGGATGATTCCGTTGAAGTTGATGGAAGGCCTATCAAACATACAGAAAAGCTGGACTATTATCTTCTCAACAAACCAGTTGGTGTAATTACTAGTGCTCAAGATCCCCAAGGTCGCCCTACGGTTATTGATTTATTAAAAGAAGTTCCGGCGCGAGTATATCCGGTTGGCAGATTGGACTACGATACCTCCGGAGCATTACTGCTTACTAATGATGGAGAGTTGGCACATCGTCTGATGCATCCTTCCTATGGAGTAGAGAAAACCTATCGCGTTTGGATTAAAGGCCCAATGGGGATTAATGCCATAGAAAGCCTTAGACAAGGTGTTTTACTTGAAGATGGAAACACCGCACCTGCTAAAGTCCAGCGAGTATGCGGTGTTTCGAAGAGAAGCAACGAAGAGCTTAGACCTAATCATATTGAAATTTTAGAAGTGACAATTCATGAAGGGCGAAATCGTCAAATTCGTCGTATGTTTTCCGCTGTTGGTTATCCGGTCTTTAAATTGGAGAGGATTCGATTTGGATCTCTCAGTCAGGGAAACACTCTTCCTCCGGGTGCGTACAGAGCTCTAACAAAAGAGGAAATCAAAGAATTGCGATCTCAAGTAGGATTATGA
- a CDS encoding FadR/GntR family transcriptional regulator → MILKPIKTPKVYEQIVDQISQQIAQSHLKPGDRLPSERELVERFKVSRASIREALSALVMMGLVEVRSGEGTYIRRVNAESVVTPLAWMLVIEKNTDLELYEARKIIEVQTAGLAAERANIDDLKDMSEALEIMRKDLKLHQLSEEADHNFHYAIAKSAHNKILFRLMTTLSDTLKKSLKSNRSKIFEHEDSPLKLLNEHFNIYEAIKNRDVESAQKLMLDHLLGVENNLRKYIVNDSK, encoded by the coding sequence GTGATACTTAAACCCATCAAAACCCCAAAAGTTTATGAACAGATTGTTGATCAGATCAGCCAACAAATTGCCCAAAGTCATCTAAAACCAGGAGATCGCCTGCCTTCAGAAAGGGAATTAGTAGAGCGGTTTAAGGTAAGCCGTGCCTCAATAAGAGAAGCTCTTAGTGCTCTTGTGATGATGGGACTGGTAGAAGTACGTTCTGGGGAAGGAACTTATATCAGGCGAGTAAATGCAGAATCCGTAGTAACCCCTTTAGCATGGATGTTGGTGATCGAAAAGAATACAGATTTGGAACTTTATGAGGCACGAAAAATTATAGAGGTACAGACTGCCGGTTTGGCGGCAGAGAGAGCAAATATTGATGATTTGAAGGACATGTCCGAAGCGTTGGAAATTATGCGAAAAGATTTAAAATTGCATCAGTTGAGCGAAGAAGCAGATCATAACTTTCATTATGCAATTGCCAAATCAGCCCATAATAAAATTCTCTTTCGTTTGATGACTACTCTTTCAGATACTCTTAAAAAGAGCTTAAAAAGCAATCGAAGTAAGATTTTTGAACATGAAGATTCTCCTCTGAAGTTATTAAATGAGCATTTTAACATATATGAGGCTATAAAGAATCGTGACGTTGAAAGTGCTCAAAAACTGATGTTGGATCATCTACTAGGGGTAGAGAATAATCTTAGAAAATACATAGTCAATGACAGCAAATAA
- a CDS encoding LytS/YhcK type 5TM receptor domain-containing protein, with protein sequence MDLIKILAERLSIIVTIALLMTKSQVFRRYLNSQLNKRQTLTLMLIFGVFSMAGTYSGVSINGANAANTSAIGTVSAGMLGGPLVGLVVGAITGLHFYIFYGGFTGLACAISPILQGLLGGLIYWLARDKNDDWKVGVGLGIIAQIMEMAIILIIARPFEEAWNLIMVIAMPMVLFNGLGVGLFLYIIKTVYHEEEQIAALQAQNVLQIADITLPYFRKGLNLESAQKAAEIIQKISKVAAVAITNKQQIIAYVGLGSDHHFIGQPFMTEAGHKALRDGKSIQISEVETECKYPNCPLRSAIAVPLRPGEKTIGALILYRARRGKSIIDVTLAEGLGKLFSTQLELADLEHQKELSVASEIRALQAQIQPHFLFNTLNTVVSLIRSQPEKAREVLIFLGEFLRRNMRQGVSFHTVREECKHVEAYMAIEEARFSNKLKVDMNIETGTENIILPPLVLQPLVENAVRHGLLPKDSGGTVSIHVHKDGDSIQIIVRDDGIGISSFKLRDIFEGVEEEDAEIGIGLKNVHRRLLRLYGQGLLIESILGVGTIISFRVPISRSVLRGVTL encoded by the coding sequence ATGGATTTAATAAAGATATTAGCTGAAAGGCTCAGTATTATTGTGACCATAGCGTTACTAATGACGAAGAGTCAGGTCTTTCGCCGATATTTGAATTCTCAACTAAACAAGCGTCAGACGTTAACCTTAATGCTGATTTTTGGCGTATTCTCCATGGCAGGAACCTATTCGGGAGTTTCTATTAATGGTGCTAATGCGGCTAATACGAGTGCTATCGGAACGGTAAGTGCAGGTATGCTTGGCGGGCCGCTGGTTGGTTTAGTAGTTGGCGCAATTACAGGCTTGCACTTTTACATATTCTATGGAGGGTTTACTGGTTTAGCTTGTGCAATATCTCCAATATTGCAGGGTTTGCTGGGAGGGCTCATTTATTGGCTGGCAAGGGATAAAAACGATGATTGGAAGGTCGGCGTGGGGCTGGGAATAATAGCCCAAATAATGGAGATGGCTATTATTCTTATAATTGCCCGTCCTTTTGAGGAAGCATGGAACCTAATCATGGTCATTGCTATGCCAATGGTTCTATTCAATGGGCTTGGAGTGGGTCTTTTTTTATATATTATTAAGACAGTTTATCATGAGGAAGAACAGATTGCCGCCCTACAAGCCCAGAATGTCTTGCAAATAGCTGATATAACTTTGCCTTATTTTCGAAAGGGTTTAAATTTAGAAAGTGCTCAAAAAGCTGCTGAAATTATTCAAAAAATTTCCAAGGTGGCAGCGGTGGCAATAACCAATAAGCAGCAAATAATCGCTTATGTCGGTTTAGGATCGGATCACCATTTTATAGGACAACCATTTATGACAGAGGCAGGGCATAAAGCCTTACGGGATGGTAAATCTATCCAGATTTCTGAAGTTGAAACTGAGTGCAAGTATCCAAATTGTCCTTTACGCTCAGCTATTGCTGTCCCTCTGCGCCCTGGTGAAAAGACAATCGGAGCTTTAATTTTATATCGTGCTCGGCGAGGGAAATCAATTATCGACGTAACTTTAGCAGAGGGACTGGGGAAACTTTTTTCCACTCAACTTGAGTTAGCCGATCTTGAACACCAGAAAGAGTTAAGCGTTGCATCTGAAATACGAGCACTTCAAGCTCAAATCCAGCCTCATTTCCTATTTAATACCTTAAATACTGTAGTAAGTTTAATCAGGAGTCAGCCGGAAAAAGCGCGGGAGGTTCTTATTTTTTTGGGTGAATTCTTACGCCGCAATATGCGTCAAGGGGTTTCATTCCACACTGTACGGGAAGAATGTAAACATGTCGAAGCCTATATGGCTATCGAAGAGGCTAGATTTTCCAACAAGTTAAAGGTAGATATGAACATTGAGACAGGAACTGAGAATATTATATTGCCACCGCTAGTCTTGCAGCCACTGGTTGAAAATGCAGTTAGACACGGACTGTTACCTAAGGATAGCGGGGGTACAGTTTCAATCCATGTCCACAAAGATGGTGATAGCATACAAATTATAGTTCGAGATGATGGAATAGGCATATCTAGTTTTAAGCTGCGCGACATTTTTGAAGGAGTTGAAGAGGAAGATGCTGAGATAGGAATCGGTCTAAAGAACGTACATCGACGTTTATTAAGACTATACGGACAGGGACTACTGATTGAAAGTATCCTTGGTGTGGGAACGATTATTTCCTTTCGAGTACCCATTTCAAGAAGTGTACTTAGAGGAGTGACATTATGA
- a CDS encoding FAD-binding oxidoreductase — MLAREVIEDLIKVLGKENVLTEQEDLLTYAYDATAAMKHHKPGVVVSPLNTEQVAEVVKIANRYKIPVYPRGSGTNLSGGTIPSEDSIVLSMLNLNKILEVDQDNLTATVQPGVIIQDLNNAVQQFGLIYPPDPGTVTTATMGGSVSECSGGLRGLKYGVTKHYIMGLQVVLANGEVIRWGGKTVKNVTGYDLVALFTGAEGTLGIITEILVKLIPAPEARKSIMAVFDDVDKAGKAIASIIRNKIIPATLEIMDNVTIQTVEHFVHAGLPLNAEAVLLIEVDGYKEVVEREAVLVEQILKEEQAADVKIAKDDKERDLLWLARRSALPALAQKRPTTVLEDATVPRSKIPDMIKAIRKIADKHKLNIATFGHAGDGNLHPTILTDERDLDEMKRVHLAVDEIFQTAISLGGTLSGEHGIGVAKMKYLDWEFGEAGVALLRSMKEALDPNYVLNPGKIVRRD, encoded by the coding sequence ATGCTAGCTCGTGAAGTTATAGAAGATCTAATTAAAGTATTGGGTAAGGAAAACGTCCTCACGGAGCAGGAAGACTTACTGACCTATGCTTATGACGCGACGGCTGCGATGAAACATCATAAGCCGGGTGTCGTGGTTTCACCCCTTAATACCGAGCAAGTTGCAGAAGTTGTAAAGATAGCTAATCGCTATAAGATTCCGGTCTATCCACGTGGTTCGGGTACGAACTTAAGTGGAGGTACTATTCCTTCTGAGGACAGTATCGTTCTATCAATGCTTAACCTGAATAAAATCCTTGAAGTGGATCAGGATAATCTAACGGCAACCGTTCAACCTGGAGTAATTATTCAAGATCTGAATAACGCTGTACAGCAGTTTGGCTTGATTTATCCGCCAGATCCGGGAACAGTTACAACCGCTACTATGGGCGGTTCAGTTTCAGAATGTTCTGGAGGATTGCGTGGACTCAAGTATGGTGTTACCAAGCATTATATTATGGGTTTGCAAGTAGTCTTAGCGAACGGGGAAGTTATTCGCTGGGGTGGAAAAACCGTCAAAAATGTTACTGGCTATGATTTAGTAGCTCTCTTTACCGGAGCAGAAGGTACCTTAGGAATTATCACGGAAATTCTTGTGAAGTTAATCCCGGCACCTGAGGCTCGTAAGAGTATTATGGCTGTTTTTGATGATGTTGACAAGGCTGGAAAAGCTATTGCGTCAATTATCAGAAATAAGATTATCCCTGCTACCCTTGAGATTATGGACAATGTTACGATCCAAACTGTTGAACACTTTGTTCATGCTGGACTGCCCTTAAATGCTGAAGCAGTTCTGCTAATTGAAGTAGACGGGTATAAAGAAGTTGTTGAGCGGGAAGCCGTTTTGGTTGAGCAGATTTTAAAAGAAGAACAGGCTGCCGATGTCAAAATTGCTAAGGATGATAAAGAACGGGATCTATTATGGTTAGCACGTCGAAGTGCCCTTCCGGCCTTAGCTCAAAAAAGGCCTACCACGGTTCTAGAGGATGCTACTGTGCCCAGAAGTAAAATCCCCGATATGATCAAAGCCATTCGGAAAATCGCTGACAAGCATAAGCTCAACATTGCTACCTTTGGTCATGCCGGAGATGGCAACCTGCATCCAACGATCTTAACGGATGAGAGAGATCTAGACGAAATGAAGCGAGTTCACTTAGCTGTCGATGAAATATTCCAAACAGCGATTTCTTTAGGAGGAACTCTTTCCGGGGAACACGGAATTGGAGTTGCTAAAATGAAATACCTAGATTGGGAATTTGGTGAAGCTGGAGTTGCATTACTGCGAAGTATGAAAGAAGCCCTGGATCCCAACTATGTGTTGAACCCGGGGAAAATAGTGAGGAGGGACTAA
- a CDS encoding ArnT family glycosyltransferase produces MGRGINRLLLAGILLMTLGLRLRGITNPLLDDQAWRQADTASMATHMLGNLLNFPKVFLPQLNYDGVMPQHVELEFPFLPYVLAWTWTIFGWTDLWGRIWSVSLSLLTVIGIYDLGRRIFSERVGLFAAAIYAIMPLSIYYGRVVMPEPMAQAWSIWALAMVWRWRTSPKETGSWRAGLLMAGAILAKLPQLMLFPVALLLGFWPLQERVRQIIRYSLIVLIPPIVYYVWVHFNVDSSSQFVSGILTEQVAGSANINWELLEKNVERGFTDIVVFLSGLGLLRLCFFRSPARLAFWVWGGISILYIGIVCARIPLDYYLVPVLPLVALLSAYAIDCIANLPGTVIGIVLLALINKGTFSDLTPKYQWNQEYLSQAQWIVDHTENSSVLVLSDPPPMTFYYARRVGFRLNTVDDQASFNLLQQFPGDYLVRLPHSAQNEKFWRNVQERYSEIGPGIFDLKITETSPLLQDTDVLGTR; encoded by the coding sequence ATGGGCCGAGGAATAAATCGTTTACTTTTAGCAGGAATTTTGCTAATGACTTTAGGACTTCGTCTGCGTGGAATCACGAATCCATTGCTTGATGACCAGGCATGGAGACAGGCAGATACAGCTAGCATGGCTACTCATATGCTGGGAAATTTATTGAATTTCCCAAAGGTTTTCTTACCTCAGCTTAATTATGATGGGGTTATGCCTCAACATGTTGAGTTGGAGTTTCCCTTTTTACCATATGTATTAGCATGGACTTGGACAATTTTCGGTTGGACGGACTTATGGGGGCGGATCTGGTCAGTCTCTTTATCGTTGCTTACGGTGATAGGAATTTATGACCTGGGGCGAAGGATATTTAGTGAGCGAGTTGGACTTTTTGCCGCCGCGATTTACGCTATAATGCCTTTGTCAATTTATTATGGAAGAGTTGTCATGCCTGAACCTATGGCTCAAGCATGGAGTATCTGGGCCCTGGCTATGGTTTGGAGATGGAGAACTTCGCCAAAAGAGACTGGGAGTTGGCGAGCAGGCTTATTAATGGCTGGGGCAATCTTAGCTAAGCTTCCCCAGCTTATGCTGTTTCCCGTCGCCCTCCTATTAGGTTTTTGGCCATTGCAAGAACGGGTAAGGCAAATAATCCGCTATAGTTTGATTGTGCTTATTCCACCAATAGTTTATTATGTATGGGTACATTTTAATGTTGATTCTTCTAGTCAATTTGTTTCGGGAATATTAACTGAGCAAGTTGCCGGCTCAGCAAATATCAATTGGGAACTATTGGAGAAAAATGTCGAGCGTGGGTTTACAGATATTGTCGTATTTCTTTCTGGCCTGGGGCTGCTGCGTCTCTGTTTTTTTCGTTCACCGGCACGTTTAGCCTTTTGGGTTTGGGGGGGAATCAGCATTTTGTATATAGGCATAGTTTGTGCCCGTATTCCCTTAGATTATTACTTAGTGCCTGTTTTGCCTTTAGTTGCCCTATTAAGTGCTTACGCTATAGACTGTATTGCTAATTTACCTGGGACTGTTATTGGGATTGTGCTTTTGGCCTTGATTAATAAGGGTACCTTTAGTGATTTAACCCCTAAGTATCAATGGAACCAAGAATACCTAAGTCAAGCCCAGTGGATAGTAGACCATACAGAAAACTCAAGTGTGTTAGTATTAAGCGATCCTCCGCCAATGACATTTTATTACGCTAGAAGAGTTGGATTTAGGTTGAATACTGTCGATGACCAAGCCTCCTTTAATCTTTTGCAGCAGTTTCCGGGGGATTACCTAGTTCGTCTTCCTCACAGCGCACAGAATGAGAAGTTTTGGAGAAATGTTCAAGAACGGTATTCTGAAATTGGGCCGGGTATCTTTGATCTCAAGATTACTGAGACTTCTCCCTTGCTTCAGGATACAGATGTTCTTGGAACCCGATAG
- a CDS encoding L-lactate permease has protein sequence MTYLQNYNPTGNFWFSVFLAAVPILTLLYFLALHPHKAKNGERILGIYAPYAAAIAVVVTFFICVFVMKMPATSTAAAFGYGVISGLFPIGWIVFGAIFLYTMTVVTGRFEIVKDSIAGITPDRRLQALLVSFSFGAFIEGASGFGTPVAVAGAIMVGLGFRPLTAAVVCLIANTAPVAWGAIGTPVLTLAKVTGIPDGMITMMAGRQLPFFSILIPFWLVATLVIMEKGKLKEVFEVWPAILVTGASFAVTQFMMAEAGMTMLVDIGSGIMSIVITSIFLKIWKPKNVITNEMAYAKLEGRDPGKPKVIPKHPLPVLLQAWMPWVFLAIFVAMWGVPSIKAWLTSLFNPSFNIPYLHGLVFKTAPVTAGAVAKTGEAAVFSFNIFTMAGTGILIAAFITGILFLRVTAAQWKEILVTTIVRLKIPLSVISLVIGLSYMTKYAGTDVILALAFAKTGTFYPFFAVMIGWLGVFLTGSDTASNSLFGNLQLVTAQQLHLDPLLMVTANSTGGVMGKMIDAQSITVATAACYADADEGVRNIGVIFRKVFWHSVVLAMLMGVLVWLQAYVFTWMIPVMK, from the coding sequence TTGACCTATCTACAGAATTATAACCCGACAGGTAACTTTTGGTTCTCTGTATTCTTAGCAGCTGTACCTATTCTGACTTTACTCTACTTTTTAGCCCTCCACCCTCATAAAGCTAAAAACGGTGAAAGAATCTTAGGAATTTATGCCCCCTATGCAGCTGCTATTGCAGTTGTTGTTACTTTTTTCATATGTGTTTTTGTTATGAAAATGCCTGCCACCTCAACTGCCGCGGCCTTTGGGTATGGTGTGATAAGCGGATTGTTCCCTATTGGCTGGATTGTTTTCGGGGCAATTTTCTTATACACAATGACAGTTGTTACCGGTAGGTTCGAAATAGTTAAAGACTCAATTGCCGGAATCACGCCGGATCGACGTTTACAGGCCCTGCTCGTTTCCTTTAGCTTCGGTGCCTTTATCGAAGGGGCTTCGGGTTTTGGTACTCCCGTAGCAGTGGCTGGTGCTATCATGGTTGGTTTAGGTTTCCGCCCCTTGACAGCTGCAGTTGTCTGCTTGATTGCCAATACAGCACCGGTTGCGTGGGGAGCTATCGGAACACCAGTACTCACTCTTGCAAAAGTCACTGGTATCCCGGACGGCATGATTACTATGATGGCAGGCAGACAATTACCGTTTTTCTCAATCCTCATTCCCTTCTGGTTAGTCGCAACACTGGTAATAATGGAAAAAGGCAAACTTAAGGAAGTCTTTGAAGTATGGCCTGCAATTCTCGTTACTGGAGCTTCCTTTGCTGTTACCCAGTTCATGATGGCCGAGGCTGGAATGACGATGCTTGTAGATATCGGATCGGGAATTATGAGTATTGTTATCACCTCAATCTTCTTGAAAATATGGAAACCTAAAAATGTTATTACCAATGAAATGGCTTATGCAAAACTAGAGGGAAGAGATCCAGGCAAACCGAAAGTTATCCCAAAACATCCTCTACCCGTTCTTCTTCAGGCTTGGATGCCTTGGGTATTCTTGGCTATCTTTGTAGCCATGTGGGGTGTCCCCAGTATCAAGGCTTGGTTGACCTCTCTCTTTAATCCTAGTTTTAACATTCCCTATCTTCATGGCTTAGTGTTTAAAACAGCACCGGTAACTGCTGGAGCTGTGGCAAAAACCGGAGAGGCTGCTGTATTTAGCTTCAATATATTTACAATGGCAGGAACAGGGATTCTAATCGCAGCGTTTATTACCGGAATCTTATTCCTCAGAGTCACTGCAGCTCAGTGGAAAGAAATTCTTGTTACGACAATTGTCCGTTTGAAAATTCCTCTTTCTGTTATCTCTTTAGTTATTGGCTTAAGTTACATGACAAAATATGCAGGAACTGACGTTATCCTTGCTTTAGCCTTTGCGAAAACAGGGACATTCTATCCCTTCTTTGCTGTTATGATTGGATGGCTGGGGGTTTTCCTTACCGGTAGTGACACAGCGTCAAACTCGCTCTTCGGTAACCTTCAGTTAGTAACCGCTCAGCAGTTGCATCTTGATCCTCTCCTCATGGTTACTGCTAACAGTACAGGTGGAGTTATGGGTAAAATGATCGATGCTCAGAGTATTACGGTTGCGACGGCTGCTTGCTATGCTGACGCTGACGAGGGGGTCAGAAATATCGGAGTTATTTTCCGGAAAGTATTCTGGCACAGCGTTGTGTTAGCAATGTTAATGGGTGTTTTAGTGTGGCTGCAAGCCTACGTATTCACCTGGATGATCCCAGTAATGAAATAA